TCAGGTCGGCCAGTTTCCACAGCAGGTTCTGCCGTTCGCGCGGGCGCATGCGGCTCCAGGGGGAGTCGTCGAATGCCTGGCGGGCCGCGCGCACGGCGCGGTCGACATCGGCGGCGGTGCTGGCCGGTACCTGGCACAGCACTTCGCCGCTGGCCGGGTTGCGCAGGTCCATCAGCGCGCCATCGCTGGCGGAGGTCCAGTCGGCGCCGATGAGCATCTTCGGTGCGCGCTGCAGGAAGGCGCGTGATTCTGGCTTGATGGGCAGGGAAGCGAGCATTGCGGTTGCCTCTTGTTGTCTGTTCACGGAACGTTGAGGCGGAATATCGCAACGGCTGTGCCAATGCTGGTTGGTTCGTTCAATTATTTGAATTTAAAGGGATTTATTCGGTATTCGGTAGTGAGATGAAGAAGCCGCTGTCGCAATGTGCGACAGCGGCTGAGACGACCGCCAGCGGGATGAGCCTGGCCATCCCGCCATGCGGCCTCAGGTGTGGGTGATATCCCGGTCCTTGGTTTCCGGCAGGAAGAAGATGCCGAGGATGGCGGTCATCACCGCGATGACGATGGGGTACCAGAGGCCGTAGTAGATGTCGCCGGTGGCCGCGACCATTGCGAAGGCTACGGTGGGCAGGAAGCCGCCGAACCAGCCGTTGCCGATGTGGTAGGGCAGCGACATGGAGGTATAGCGGATGCGCGCCGGGAACAGCTCCACCAGCCAGGCGGCGATCGGGCCGTAGACCATCGTTACGTAGATCACGAGGATGGTCAGCAGCACCAGCATCATCAGGTGGTTGATCTTCGCGGGGTCGGCCTTCTCGGGGTAGCCGGCGTCCTTGAGCGCGCTGCTCATCTGCGCGGTGAAGGCGTCGGACTGTGCCTTGAACTCTGCGGCTGCCATGCCACTGCCTTCGAAGCTGGCGATGACCTTGTCGCCGATGTGTATCTGGGCGACTGCGCCGGTCTCGGCCTTGATGTTTTCGTAGGGAATGGCCTTCTTCGCCAGCAGGCTCTTGGCCATGTCGCAGGAGCTGATGAATTTCGCCTTGCCGACCGGATCGAACTGGAAGGAGCAGGCGGCGGGATCGGCCACGACGGTGACCGGGTTCTTCTCTTGGGCGGCGAAGACGTCGGGATTACCGAACTGGGTCAGCCCGTGGAAGATCGGGAAGTAGGTGAGCGCGGCGAGGATGCAGCCGGTCATGATGATCTTCTTGCGGCCGATCCGGTCGGAGAGGCTGCCGAAGAACACGAAGAACGGCGTGCCCAGCAGCAGCGAGCCGGCGATCAGCAGGTTGGCGGTCTGCGCGTCGATCTTGAGCGTCTGCAACAGGAAGAACAGCGCGTAGAACTGCCCGGTGTACCAGACCACGGCCTGGCCGGCGGTGCCGCCGAGCAGCGACATGATCACCACCTTGAGATTTTCCCAGCGGCCGAAGGATTCGGTCAGCGGCGCCTTGGATGCCTTGCCCTCGGCTTTCATCTTCTGGAACACCGGCGACTCGGAGAGTTGCAGGCGGATGTAGACGGAGATGATCAGCAGCAGGATCGACAGCAGGAAGGGAACCCGCCAGCCCCAGGCTTCGAACGCTTCGGTGCCCAGCACGGTGCGGCAGGCCATGATCACCAGCAGCGAGAGGAACAGGCCCAGCGTTGCGGTGGTCTGGATCCACGAGGTGAAGAAGCCACGCTTGCCCTTGGGCGCATGTTCCGCCACGTAGGTCGCCGCGCCGCCGTATTCGCCCCCCAGGGCCAGGCCCTGTAGCAGGCGCAGGGTGACGAGGATAATCGGCGCCGCGACGCCGATGGTGGCGTAGGCCGGCAGCAGGCCGACGACGGCGGTGGATACGCCCATGATGACGATGGTGATGAGGAAGGTGTGCTTGCGTCCGATCATGTCGCCCAGCCGCCCGAACACGATGGCGCCGAATGGCCGCACCGCGAAGCCGGCAGCGAAGGCCAGCAGGGCGAAGATGAAGGCGGTGGTGTCGTTGACTCCGGCGAAGAAGTGCTTGGCGATGATCGCTGCGAGGGAGCCGTAGAGGTAGAAGTCGTACCACTCGAATACGGTGCCGAGGGAGGAGGCAAAGATGACCTTGCGCTCCTCCTTGGTCACGCCGGTGGAAGGCGCATTGCCCGCGGACGGGCTGTATGTCTGTGCCATGTTCGTCTCCGTCTTGTTCTTGTGATGGGCCGGAGTCCCTCAATACCGTTACCGCACTCGAGCCCAGGGCTGATGTCAGGTCATACGGATTGCTGATGCGTGAAAACAGGCAGGCCTGCATCGCTGCAAGGTCATCGGAAAGCATAATCGCCATGCCGCAGATATCCACCCGCAAGCCCGCGTGGGCCGTGGGTTGGCGCGCATGGTGCGGGCGTTCTGGACATGCCCGGCGGCGCGAGGTGTCTGGCCGGCGCCTTGTTATGTGGCGTTCCGCGATGCGAATTCTGCGCAATTAGACCATCGTATAAGTCTGGCTGGGCTGTCTCAGCCTGATACAGCCGTCGCGTATTGCCACGCCCGGTAATCCGCTCGATTCGCCCAATCGTTTGTTTCCCAAGGAGTTTTGCCCCTGGCACGCAATGTGAGAGGAGCAGGGCTCGTTCCGTATGGGGTGCCAGGCGCCGTTAAAGGAAGGGAGGCTAGCTTGAAGAGGATGTCGTCGTGGATTCCGGGATTGGGCGCTGCCGCGGTGGCTTGCGCCCTGGTGTGGTGGCTGCCGTCGCTGGGTAACGGCCTATTGTGGCTGGTGGCCGCGAGCATCGTCGCGGGGGCGCTGTGGCCGGAGCTGCGGCGGCGGTGCTGGCCCGTGGCGCTGGGCGTGTTGGTTGGCGCCTGCCTGGCGCTGGTGCTGCACCTGCTGACGGATCATTTCCAGCTCCGCTACGCCTGGCTCTACAGCAGTGCGGCGTTGCCCGACTATCTGAAGATGTCCAATCTCTGGGGCGGCGACGAAGGCACTGTGCTGTTGCTGGCGACATTCTGCATGGCCATCGCCCAGCGTTCCGCCGGGCTGCCCGGCTGGGCGGGTCATGGCACGGCGCTGATCGCCGCGTGGTACGCGGCGACCACCGCCTGGCTCGGGCCGTTCAGTGCGACTCCGGCGGACTGGCTGGCTGCCCAGCCGAGCCAGGGTATGAATGCGCATCTGCAGACGTTCTGGATGTCGCTGCATGCGCCGCTGATTCTCTGCGCCTACGCCTGGGTGCTGGCGCCGGCGGGTGCGGCGCTGGCTGCGCTGGGGCAGGGCGGCAGCGCCTATGCCTGGGTGATGCCGCGCTATAGCCGCCGCGCCTGGCTGATTCTCAGCGCTGGCATCGGCGTGGGCATGGTCTGGGCGATGGAGGATTTCACCTACGGCCAGCTCTGGCACTGGGACCCGGTGCAGACCTCGGCCTTCATTATCTGGGCGCTGCTCGGCGCGGTGCTGCATGGCGCCCGACGCTGGCGCGCGGATGGCCCGCATGGGCGCCTGCTGCCGTTGCTCAGTCTTTTGGCGGCGGCGATGGCCTGCGGCGCGATGGCGGTGACCCGCAGCACGGTGCTGGCGAGCTCGCATCGCTACATCGGGACGACATCCTGGCTGGCCCACCTGGCGCTGGCCGCCGTGTTGCTGGCGCTGGCCGTCGCCTATCTGTTCGCCGGGCGACGGCACGAGCGCCGTGGCCGCCGCGGCACCACCGACTGGACACTGGACGTGGCGATCTATCTGTTCGCCGGTGTCGCCGTGCTGGCGCTGGCCGCGTTGCTGCAGGCGCATCTTTATGAGTGGCTGGGCATGGAGCGGCCAGGTGAACTGAAGCCATTCTTCGAGACGCTCACCGCCTGGGCGACCACCGATGAGATGAACAGCCTGCGCCGCGCCTTCGATCAGTGGGACGTGAACGGCTACGGCCTGGCGCGCTGGCTGCTGCCGCTGCTGGCCGGCCTCGGCCTGGTTGGCGGCTACAGCTTCCTGCGCCGCTGCGGCCGGCCACGCCTGGCCCTGGCGGCGACGCTGGCGATGGCGCTGCTGATGGGGTCGGTCGCCTGGCGCGGTGGCTGGCTGAGCGATGGCTACAGCGGCGAGGGCATGCTTTCGCAGAATGTCGTGGCGGTTCTGCCGTGGCTGGATGCGGCGCTGCTGGGTGGTCTGTTCCTGATGTTCTGCTGCGTGTTCTGGGGCGTACTGGGCCTGTGGCGCAGCCGGCGCCTGGGCAACCTGCGCTACAGCGGCGGGCTGGCGCTGGTGCACGGCGGTGCGGTGGTGGCGCTGGTGGGCGGGTTGGCGGCTACCGCGCTGAACACCTACCAGCAGGTGACCATCGCGCCGGGCACCTCGTTCGAGCAATGGCATCCGGTGATCGGCGGCATGCAGTTGCGCGTGCTGCCAGACACCAGCCGCCCGGACTTCTCCGGCTACCACGCGCTGGCGCGGGTGGAGTTGCGCGATGGCGACCGGCAGCTCGCCGGTCACGCTCTGTTCCAGGACAGCCGAGGCCAGCCGCCGGCCTACCAGGGGCCGGTGCGGCAGCTCTGCGAGATTCTCGACTACCACTACGCGCGCTTCGCCTCCGACCGTGGCTATGTGCTGCATCCGTTCATCGTGCGCGGCCTGGGCAGCGACCTGCAGGTATGGGTGCCAGCCTCGCCACGCCTGCTCAATCGCAGTGGCGAGGAGATCGAGAGCGTGGTGGTGATCCGGCGCTTCCCATTCCTCTCGCTGGTCTGGATCGGTCTGCTGGCGATGCTGCTCGGCGCCCTGGTGCTGCCTGCGGGCGGCGCTTTGCGCCAGCGCGGCCATACTGCCTTGCAGGGCGTCGCAGGGGCGGTGTCTCAGAGTTAGACAGCAATCGCGAAATTAGACGTATCGAGCCTCGGCAGGCTTGCCGGAGGCGCCGGCGAATCCCGCCGCAAGCCCGATGTGGCGGGGTTTTCCCAGTAGTGGCATACAACCTGCTATCTCGCAGGTAGAGCTAGACGGAATCGCTCTTAGCCCATCGGTGGGCACAAGAATTTCAACAAGAATACCGAGGAGGCCTGATCTTGAAGATGACTCGACTTCGGCACTATCTGGGCGCCGGAACCCTCGCCGCGCTGGCCCTTGCGTTGCACCAGCCGGCGCAGGCGGCGGAGGATGGGCAAACCATCATCAACGCCAAATGCCAGGCGTGCCACACCCCTGAGGGCAACAATTCCCTGAGCCGCATCAGCCACCAGCGCAAGACGCCGGAAGGCTGGCTGATGAGCATTGCGCGCATGCAGGTGATGTACGGCCTGAAGATCACCGACGAGGAGCGCCGCTCGGTGGTCAAGTTCCTCGCCGACAAGCAGGGCCTGGCGCCCAGCGAGACCGACGGCGTGCGCTACGCACTGGAGCGCCGGCTGAATACGGTCGAGCACTTCGATACCAACTTCGAGCAGATGTGCGCCCGCTGTCACTCGGCTGCGCGCATCGCCCTGCAACGGCGCCCGGCGGCGGAGTGGGAGAAACTGGTGAACTTCCATCTGGGCCGCTGGCCGTCGCTGGAATACCAGGCGCTGTCCCGCGACCGCGACTGGTTCGACCTGGCCAGGAAGGAGATGGTCCCGGAGCTGGCCAAGCGCTTCCCGCTGGATAACCAGGCGTGGAGCGACTGGAAGAAAGACCGTCCGAAGGCCGAGTCGCTGGCCGGGGAGTGGAGCTTCGCCGGGCACATGCCGGGCCGTGGCGATATCTCCGGTGTGATGAGCGTGGCCAGCAAGGGCGGCGATCAGTTCAAAGTCGCCGTGAAGGGCAAGTTCGCCGACGGCGAAGCGTTCGATGGCGAAGGCAGTGCGGTGCTGTACAACGGCTACGAGTGGCGCGGCAACGTCGCCATCGGCGATACCACCATGCGTCAGGTGTTCGCCGCACTGAACGGTCGGATGCAGGGCCGCATGTTCGACAAGAGCCATGACGAGCGCGGGCTGGATTTCGTTGCCGCACAGCAGGGCAGTTCCCGTGTGCTGGGCGTGCAGCCGGCGTATCTGAAGGCGGGCGGCGAGGCGGAGGTCAGCGTGATCGGCAGTGGTCTTTCCGGTACGCCGTCGTTCGGTCCCGGAGTCGAGGTGCTGTCGGTGGTCGCGCAGTCGCCGGAGCGTGTGACGGTGAAGGTCAAGGCCAGCGATTCCGCCGCAGTGGGCGAGCGTGACGTGACCGTGGGCACCGCCAAGGGCGGCAGCCTGGCGGTGTACAAGGAAATCGCCGAAGTGAAGGTGGTGCCGGAGTTCTCGGTATCGCGCATCGGCGGCAATGGCGGCTCCACGCCGAAGGTCCAGGGTAGCTTCGATGCCGAGGCCTGGGGCAAGGGGGCCGACGGAAAGCCGTTCCGCATCGGCGTGTTCCCCGCCCAGTGGTCGGTGGAGCCGTTCGACGATCGCGCCAGGGAAGACCAGGACGTGAAGTTCGCCGGTGAGATGGACGCCGCCACGGGCATCTTCACCCCGGGCGATGCCGGCCCGAACCCGGCGCGCAAGATGATGACCAACAACGCCGGCAACCTGAAGGTGATCGCCGCGGTGGACGACGCGGGCCAGTCGCACAAGGGCGAAGGGCACATGATCGTGACCGTGCAGCGTTGGAACAACCCGCCTATCCCGTAACCCACGGGAAGGATGATCCGAGCGCCCCTCCAGGGGCCAGGCCGGGATCGAGCGAGCAGGCGGCGGGTGACCCGCGCCGTCCTGCGGCAATCGGCACAGGCCCTGGGTGGGGGTAACGAGTATGTTCCGGGAGGTCGTCTCATGGGCGCCATCTTGAATCTGGTCGAACGCAACCTGCACGAAGTGCGGGTGGATGCCGACCGACTGTTGTTCCACATCCCCAGTTCCTCGCTGTTCGCCAGCGACGAGCTGACCGGCGGGATCATCGACGCGCTGCGCGGGCATGCCTGCTCGCCGGACGAACTGAGCCAACGCCTGGGCGGACGCTTCGCCGCCGCCGAGATCGACGAGACCCTGCGCGAGCTGATCGCGCTGGAGCTGGTCAGCGACGGCTCGCCGCTGACGCCGGAGGTCGGCATCAGGAAGGTCGATCGCACGGCGATCAACACCGTGGTGCTGAACGTCAACACCGGCTGCAACCTTTCCTGCACCTATTGCTACAAGGAGGACCTGGACAAGCCCTCCGCCGGCAAGAAGATGGGTGCGGAAACCGCTGAAGCCTCGGTGGAAATGCTGCTCAGGGAGTCGCCCGACGAGCAGCGCTACACCGTGGTGTTCTTCGGTGGCGAACCGCTGTCGAACCGCTCGCTGATCGAGCACATGGTTGCCTATTGCGAGCGGCGCTTCGGCGAGCTGGGCAAGCAGGTGGAGTTCGTCATGACCACCAACGCCACGCTGCTCACCGAGGAGATCGTCGACTGGCTGAACGCCCATCGCTTCGGCCTGTCGGTGAGTATCGACGGGCCGAAGACCGTGCACGACCGCAATCGCATCACCGTGGGCGGGCAGGGCACCTATGACGTGGTACGGCGCAAGGCCGAGATGCTGCTGTCGCGCTACCGCAGCCGCCCGGTCGGGGCGCGGGTGACACTGACCACTGGAGTCACCGATGTCGAAACCATCTGGGATCACCTGTTCAATGAACTGGGCTTCGCCGAGGTCGGCTTCGCGCCGGTGACTTCCGGCGACATCAGCAGCTTCAACCTCACCAGCGATGAGCTCAAGCAGGTCTTCGCCAACATGAAGGCGCTGGGTCGTCGCTACCTCGCCGAGGCGCTGGAAGGGCGCAACATCGGCTTCTCCAACCTGCACCAGTTGATCACCGACATCCACGAAGGGCAGAAAAAGGCCCTGCCGTGCGGTGCCGGCCTGAAGATGCTGGCAGTGGACCACAAGGGCGAGCTGAACCTCTGCCACCGCTTCACCGGGTCATCGTTGCCGACCTTCGGCAACGTGCACGAGGGCGTGAAGCAGGCCGAGCTGAATGACTTCCTGTCACAACGTCTGGATCGCACCAACACCGGCTGCGACAGTTGCCGCATCCGCAATCTCTGTTCCGGCGGCTGCTATCACGAGAGCTACGCGCGCTACGGCGATCCGGCGCACCCCACCTACCACTACTGCGAACTGATGAGGGATTGGGTCGACTTCGGAATCGAGGTCTACAGCCGGATCATGGCTGCCAACCCCAGCTTCATCGACCGCCACATCACTCCGCGGAAGGCGCACTGACATGAAACATCTCAAGCCGATCAACAACAAAGCACAGAAGCTCGAACAGGCTGCCGCCGAGGATCGCATCGAGGACGTGGTGGCGATGAACTCCGTCGCCGGCTGCGCATCGACCACCGATCCGGGCTGGGAAATCGACGTGTTCGGTGGCGTCTCGTCGCTCTGCCAGCCGATGGAGGCCGACCTCTACGGTTGCTCCGACCCCTGCTGGTGGCCGGCGCAGGTGCCGGACATGATGAGCACCTATCCCGACTGGAACAAGGATGCCCAGGCCTCCGCGGAGAACTGGCGCAACCTTGGCACCGTATTCCCGGACGACAAATGAGCGGACAGAAGAACAAGAGGAAGAATTGCATGTCCAGAAAAGCATTCGCCGCCGTTCTCGGCGGTCTCTCGCTGGCCTGCGCGCTGCATGCCGCCGCCGACGAGAGCAAGGCGCTGGAAGCCGGTCATGAGTACCTGATCAGCACCAACTATCCGAACAACCTGCATGTGGTCGACATGCAGACCGACAAGCTCTACAAGACCTGCACCATTCCTGGCGCGTATGGCCCGGGCATGACGCAGTTGTCGCCGGACCGCAAGGTCGCCTACATCCTCAGCAACCACTACGCGGACATCTATGGCATCCGCCTCGACGACTGCAAGCCGGTATTCCACGCCACCATCGCGCAGAAGCCGGGGGAGAACGCGCGGGCGATGTTCTCCATGACCGTCAGCCATGACGGCAAGGAGATCTACGCTGTCGCCAACCCGACGCTGATCCTCGCCGAGCACTACGAGGTGCAGCAACCGCGCTTGCAGGTGTACTCGGTGGCCGACGGCATGAGCGCCAGGCCGGTGCGTACTTTCCCGGCGCCGCGCCAGCTCACCATCATGCAGACCGGCGACGACGGCACCCTCTATGTGGCAGGGCCGGACATCTACAAGGTGGACGTGAAGACCGGCAAATTCGAGGTGGTCATCCCCAGCCGCAACTGGAAGCGCCCGAACTACTCGCCGCCGGATGTGCTGTATGTGTGGAACCAGCAGACTTATCCGCGCGACTTCTCGTTGCTCTACACCACGGCGAAGTTCAAGGACGCCAAGCAGGATCCGGCCACCGCTGACTTCCTCTACGGTTTCTTCAACATCGACCTGGCCACCGGCAAGACCGAGACCGTCGACTTCGGGCCGGTTACCGAGGTGTACTTCAGCGGCATCCGCTCGGCCAAGGATCGCAACGTGGTGTACGGCGTGCTGAATCGCCTGGCCAAGTACGACATCAAGGAGCAGAAGCTGATCAAGGCCGCCAACCTCGATCACTCCTACTACTGCCTGTCCACCAACAAGGCCGGCACCAAGCTGTACCTCACCGGCACCCTCAACGACGTGGCGATCTTCGACGCCGACAGCCTGGAGCGCATCGGCGACCTCAAGCTGCCCGGCGGTGACATGGCGATCACCACCAGCCAGGCGTTCGTCGCCAACTGATCGGCTGAAAGAACTGCCCGGGGACGCAATGCCCCGGGCAGGTTTTCCGGTGGCGCGGACCTCAGCCGTCGGGTTCCGCGCTCAGGTAACGCTGGGCACCGCAGCGCATGCAGCGCTGGCACAGCATCGGCACATTGCCAACTTCCGTCAGATTCCCTTCATCCCAAAGACATCCCAGGAAAAAGCAGCGCAATCGCATGTGTCCTCCTCCGGATCGCTCCGGTTCGCAGACGGGCAGAAAATGCAGGTGACGCTCCTGGCTTGTTCTTGTGTGGAGGCGCCTGGAAGCCTCGCCCCGGCTGTCTAGAATGGGCAATCTAAAGTGCTGAACGGCCGCTGGCGGAAGCCGGTGTGCGTACGCCCTTGAAGGTGTGAAGTTTCTGGCACTCATTGGAGTCAATAAATTGACTGAATTCGGGTTTTTCTAAATTTCAGCGACAAATAAATGTCGTCCTTTTGATGCTTTTTGGCTATAATCAATCAACAGGTTAGGGACAACTCACAGAGACTCTCCATGAATACCGCGTCACCCCTGGTAGCAGTCATTGGCAACGCTTCCTCCCGTTACAGTGGCAGCGAGCTGGACCATTTCGCCGAGCTGGCCAGCCTGCACTCGGCGGCGACCTACGATGTGCTGCTGCTACCTGCCTGGCGTCCAGGCCGGGCAGATACTCCGCAACTTGCGCCAGGAGCCGCGCTATCGCTTCTCGCTGATCTATTGCTGCCAGGACCTCGACCCCTGGTGTATCGCGTTGGGAGATGGCGCGCCGCCGGCCGATGTGGGTGCCATCACACCGCTCTGGCGCCTGTGGCGCGAGCGCTTCAGCCTGTTCAACCGCGGACAGGCCCCGGCGCGCTTCGAGGAGCGCGTACTGGCCTGGCTGTGGCTGCGCTCCCGCGGGGACGTGCATGCCGTGCGCGATACCTCCGTGCCCCAGCACTACCGCTACCCGATTCTCGAAGCGCTGAGCGATAGCGAGGAGGTCAATGCCTTCTCCTGGCTGCAACTGATGGGGCAGCACGGCTGGCTGGAGGAGGGCGAGTTGCTCGACCGCCTGCGGCTGTGCACCGACTGTGGTTCGGGGCGCCTGAACTACGTGGATGTGTGCCCGGAGTGCCAGGCCCTGGACATCGGCCGCCAGCCATCGCTGCACTGCTTCACCTGTGGGCACGTCGGGCCCCAGGAACACTTCCTCAAGGATGGCCTGCTGCTGTGTCCGAACTGCCTGACTCGTCTGCGCCACATCGGCAGTGACTACGACCGCCCCCTTGAAAACTACCGCTGCCGCAGCTGCCAGGCGTTCTTCGTCGATGCCGCCGTGGAGGCGCGTTGCCTGGACTGCGGGGAGAAGCACGAGCCGGACAAGCTGCGGGTGCGTGAGGTGCGTCACTTCCGCATTGCCGAGGCAGGGCGTCTGCGTTGCCGCGAAGGCTTCGCCGCCACCACGGCGAACATGGAACGCTTCGGCAATCTCAGCCTGTTGCCGCGTCAGGCATTCATGGAGTTGCTCACCTGGCAGTTGCAGCTCACCGCGCGACACCGCAATCCGCCGTTCTCCCTGCTCGGGCTGCGCTTCGTCAACCTTTTGGAAACCCTCGCCGAACTGGGCGAGATGCGTGGCCATGCCCTGGTCGATGGGCTGGTGGAGCGTCTGCAGGAAGCCGTGCGGGAAACGGACCGTTGCTCGCGCATGAGCGAGGAGGTGCTCTGGGTGCTCATGCCGCAAACCGACGCCGCCGGGCTGGAGGTGGTGCGCCAGCGCCTGACCAGGGGCGCCGAACAATTGACACAGGAGAAGGCAACGCGCATCGAGGTCCGCCATGTAGGCTTCACCGCCCCGGACGACCAGTTGGAGCAGGAAGACGCTGCCCTGCTGCTGGCCAGGCTGGGCGGGCAACTCGGCTGACGCATGGACGCCTTCATCGAGCAATGGCTGTTGCTGATCGGGGAGTTCGCCCGTAGCGGCGGATTCTTCCAGGCGACCTTCATGTTGCTGCCGGCATTCCTGCTCCTGGAGGTGCCGCTCAACCTGCTGGTCCTGATCGGCGTGCTGCGCTGGTTCATCCGCAAGCCGTTCGAGCTGCCCAAGGACAACGGCTACCGCCCGCGCGTGTCCTGCATCATCACCTGCTACAGCGAAGGCCGGGACGTGCAGACGACCCTGCTGAGCCTGTGCGAGCAGACCTATCCGGGCTACATCGAGATGATCCCGGTCGTCGACGGCGCGGCGGTCAACAAGCCCACCATGCAGGCGGTGCGGGACTTCCGCGTCGATCCGACGCTGTACTCGCGTCGCCTGCTGCGGCCCATCGCCAAATGGCAGCGCGGGGGCAGGGTGTCGTCGCTCAATGCAGGCCTCGCGCATTGCACGGGCGAGATCATCATGGCGCTGGACGGCGACACGTCTTTCGACAACGACATGGTCAGCAGGATCGTCCGGCATTTCGCCGACCCTGACGTACCGGCGGTGGCGGGCAGCCTGCGGGTGCGCAACGCCTGGGCCTCGGTCACTACGGCCATGCAGGCGCTGGAGTACCAGTTGTCGATCCACATGGCCAAGATCGGCCTGAGCGAATGGAACCTGGTGAACAACGTCTCCGGTGCATTCGGCGCCTTCCGCCGCAGCTTCCTCGACAAGATCGGTGGCTGGGACACCCACACGGCGGAAGACCTGGATCTCACCCTGCGGATCAAGAACTACTTCGGCCGCAAGCCGCTGCGCATTCCCTTCGAACCCGGTGCCATCGGTCATACCGATGCGCCGGTGAAATTCTTCCAGTTCCTCCAGCAGCGGCTGCGCTGGGATGGCGACCTCTACTTCCTCTACATCCGCAAGCATCGCCACAGCTTCAACCCGCGCCTGCTCGGCTGGCCGAACTTCCTGATGACGCTGATGACCGGTTTCTTCTTCCAGCTGGTGCTGCCGTTCATCATTTTCGGCTACTGCGTGATCGGCCCCCTGGTCGTGCCCTTGCCGCGCTTCCTCGCCCTGGCATCGCTCATCTACCTGGTTTACCTGGGCATGACCCTGCTGCTGTACGCCGTCATGCTGTTGCTGGTCTCCGAGCGCCCGCGCAAGGACCTGAAGCTGTTCCCGGTGGTCTTTGTCTTTCCCCTGTTCATGCTGGTCATGCGCCTGTGGAGCGCGGTGGCCATGCTCAACGAGGCCCTGCGCCGCGGCCACGAAGAAACCAGCATGGCGCCCTGGTGGGTGCTACGTAAGGCAAAGAGGTTCTGATCGATGATGCGTCACCTGCTCCTTGGCTCCCTGCTGCTGGCCGCCGGCATTTCCCGGGCCGACGTACTGCCGTTGTCGCAGGTACTCCAAAGCGCCGACGACAGTGCTGCCATGCAGGCCAGCAATGCCGGCCTGCAGGCGCTGGATGCACTCAAGGAGCAGCGCGAGGCCGAAGCGGGCTGGCAATGGTTCGGTGCGGCCAGCGCGGGCCACTATCGCGAACTGGTGACCGAAAGTGTGATCGACACCTACTACGGCCGGGACCTGGCGCTGGGCTTGCGCCATCCCTTGCTGGGCAGCCTGCGGCGCCAGGTCCAGGCGGTTTCTGCCGTTGAACTGGAACAGCAGCGCCAGCAGTCCCGCCGTCTGCTGCAAAAAGCCGAGCAGCGCCTGGCGCTGCGCAGCGCCTACGCCGACTGGTGGCGTGCGGAAGAGGAAAACCGCTGGTGCCAGGGCCTGCTGCCGGCTGCGTCGAGCGCGCGCGAGCGGCTGGCCCTGCGCCAGCGCCAGGGCTGGGTGCTGCCATCCCAGGCGAAGCTGCTGGATGGCCAGTGGCAGGCCCTGCAGCGTCGTTGCGCGGCCAGCGCGCGGCTGCTTGACGATACCCGAGCCAGCCTCGCCGAACTTTCCGGGCTGGACATCACCGCCAGCCAGCAGGCCCAGGCGGAATCGCTGGCCACGCGGGTCCAGCCGTTGACCAGTTGGCGCCAGGCACTGGAAGGACATCCGCGTCTGCGCGAGCGCCAGGATGAAGTGCGCGATGCCGAGCGCAACCTGAACTCGCCCTGGTATGACAGCATCGACTCCAGCTTCAGTGTCGCGCAG
The Pseudomonas triclosanedens DNA segment above includes these coding regions:
- the peaB gene encoding quinohemoprotein amine dehydrogenase maturation protein, with protein sequence MGAILNLVERNLHEVRVDADRLLFHIPSSSLFASDELTGGIIDALRGHACSPDELSQRLGGRFAAAEIDETLRELIALELVSDGSPLTPEVGIRKVDRTAINTVVLNVNTGCNLSCTYCYKEDLDKPSAGKKMGAETAEASVEMLLRESPDEQRYTVVFFGGEPLSNRSLIEHMVAYCERRFGELGKQVEFVMTTNATLLTEEIVDWLNAHRFGLSVSIDGPKTVHDRNRITVGGQGTYDVVRRKAEMLLSRYRSRPVGARVTLTTGVTDVETIWDHLFNELGFAEVGFAPVTSGDISSFNLTSDELKQVFANMKALGRRYLAEALEGRNIGFSNLHQLITDIHEGQKKALPCGAGLKMLAVDHKGELNLCHRFTGSSLPTFGNVHEGVKQAELNDFLSQRLDRTNTGCDSCRIRNLCSGGCYHESYARYGDPAHPTYHYCELMRDWVDFGIEVYSRIMAANPSFIDRHITPRKAH
- the qhpC gene encoding quinohemoprotein amine dehydrogenase subunit gamma, which gives rise to MKHLKPINNKAQKLEQAAAEDRIEDVVAMNSVAGCASTTDPGWEIDVFGGVSSLCQPMEADLYGCSDPCWWPAQVPDMMSTYPDWNKDAQASAENWRNLGTVFPDDK
- the peaD gene encoding quinohemoprotein amine dehydrogenase subunit beta — translated: MSRKAFAAVLGGLSLACALHAAADESKALEAGHEYLISTNYPNNLHVVDMQTDKLYKTCTIPGAYGPGMTQLSPDRKVAYILSNHYADIYGIRLDDCKPVFHATIAQKPGENARAMFSMTVSHDGKEIYAVANPTLILAEHYEVQQPRLQVYSVADGMSARPVRTFPAPRQLTIMQTGDDGTLYVAGPDIYKVDVKTGKFEVVIPSRNWKRPNYSPPDVLYVWNQQTYPRDFSLLYTTAKFKDAKQDPATADFLYGFFNIDLATGKTETVDFGPVTEVYFSGIRSAKDRNVVYGVLNRLAKYDIKEQKLIKAANLDHSYYCLSTNKAGTKLYLTGTLNDVAIFDADSLERIGDLKLPGGDMAITTSQAFVAN
- a CDS encoding PSPA7_2676 family Cys-rich small protein, which gives rise to MRLRCFFLGCLWDEGNLTEVGNVPMLCQRCMRCGAQRYLSAEPDG
- a CDS encoding TackOD1 domain-containing metal-binding protein; its protein translation is MCCCYLPGVQAGQILRNLRQEPRYRFSLIYCCQDLDPWCIALGDGAPPADVGAITPLWRLWRERFSLFNRGQAPARFEERVLAWLWLRSRGDVHAVRDTSVPQHYRYPILEALSDSEEVNAFSWLQLMGQHGWLEEGELLDRLRLCTDCGSGRLNYVDVCPECQALDIGRQPSLHCFTCGHVGPQEHFLKDGLLLCPNCLTRLRHIGSDYDRPLENYRCRSCQAFFVDAAVEARCLDCGEKHEPDKLRVREVRHFRIAEAGRLRCREGFAATTANMERFGNLSLLPRQAFMELLTWQLQLTARHRNPPFSLLGLRFVNLLETLAELGEMRGHALVDGLVERLQEAVRETDRCSRMSEEVLWVLMPQTDAAGLEVVRQRLTRGAEQLTQEKATRIEVRHVGFTAPDDQLEQEDAALLLARLGGQLG
- a CDS encoding glycosyltransferase family 2 protein, translating into MDAFIEQWLLLIGEFARSGGFFQATFMLLPAFLLLEVPLNLLVLIGVLRWFIRKPFELPKDNGYRPRVSCIITCYSEGRDVQTTLLSLCEQTYPGYIEMIPVVDGAAVNKPTMQAVRDFRVDPTLYSRRLLRPIAKWQRGGRVSSLNAGLAHCTGEIIMALDGDTSFDNDMVSRIVRHFADPDVPAVAGSLRVRNAWASVTTAMQALEYQLSIHMAKIGLSEWNLVNNVSGAFGAFRRSFLDKIGGWDTHTAEDLDLTLRIKNYFGRKPLRIPFEPGAIGHTDAPVKFFQFLQQRLRWDGDLYFLYIRKHRHSFNPRLLGWPNFLMTLMTGFFFQLVLPFIIFGYCVIGPLVVPLPRFLALASLIYLVYLGMTLLLYAVMLLLVSERPRKDLKLFPVVFVFPLFMLVMRLWSAVAMLNEALRRGHEETSMAPWWVLRKAKRF